The nucleotide sequence CCGCTTCGATCGCAAGCTATCTGATTTTCGATTGTCGCTCGAATATCGCCTGGCAGCCAAAGGGAATAGTGGCATCGGCATCCGGAGTGTGCCCTTCACCGGTCCAGCGAAGACTCGTCCCTCGTTCGCTGGCTATGAGTTGCAGCTTCTCGATGACCATGGAAAACCGCCGACCACGAAATCGACGATGTCGCTCTATCGCTACGTCGCTCCCACGGTAAGTGCCGCCAAGCCTGCTGGAGAGTGGAATGAGGTCGAGATCGAGTGTCTTGGCCCCATCATTCGCGTCCGGTTAAATGGCCAGCAAGTGCAAGACATCGATCAGTCAACGGTCGAGGAAATCAAAGCAAAGCCGCTTGTTGGATTTGTGTCACTGCAGTGCCATGGTAGCCGCGTCGAGTTCCGCAATTTGACGCTGGAAATGTTCGGTTTACGACCGTAGCTGTTCAGCGTCTGGGAAAGCCGACGCCCGTACAATGTGCCCCTGGGACAGCGGCGATGGTCATCGGCACGAAGGCGCTCGGCTCCGGCGCGAGCACCGCTACCGCGCTGGCATAGTCGGACGACCATCGGCTTAATCGGCTCGCGAGTTGGTAGTCGCCCACGAACACCGAGGGCAGTACCGTATTGCTGGGGCCTTCCTCGACGTTCTACATTCACGCCGCACTTGGCTAACTCGGCATCTATTAGTTGACATCGCCACGCTCTATACTGCCAAGCCGTACTCCCCTTCCCGCACCAAGAGCTGCAAATGGCCAAGAAGAAAGCACGTCCGGCACGTAACCCCTGGTCGGCGTCCGACATGAAGATGCTGCGCAAGTTGGCGGGCAAGTCCTCGACCAGAGAGATTGCCAAGCAGCTTCGCAGGACGGCAGGAGCCGTTCAACAGAAGGCTGGGAATGAGGAAATCTCGCTGGCGGTGAAGAAGCGCAGGAAGTAGTAGGTACAGCATGGTCAGGGGGATCGCCGAGTCGATTTTGACGGACTCTTGTTCCGCGCGACGGTGAGTCCAGGAGAATTCGAGCCATGATGCTTCGCCTGTCGCAAAAGTTAAGCTCGAAAATCAAGGTGAAGGCGCTGCGAGAGCGGCCGTTGGAAGGCAATCCCTATGCGGACTGGTCTTGCCACGTCTTTACGGCGAACCGGGCTCAATACATCATCGCGACCAATACCGCATCGCTCTACTCGTGCCTCGTCCACGGCAAAGGTATCACCAGTGACCGGACTTGCATTGACCGGATGTTCGCCTGCGTGCGCGAGTTCACGGAGGTTGACGGGCAAGCCTTCCTGTATCAGAAATTCATCATGGCCTCGTGCGAGCGCGTGACGTTCGCAAAGCCTTGGAGTCGGTCGGTGACCGGTTCGATGAACGACTTAATCCACTGCGCTAAAGTGTGGCTAGTCGACGAAGAACTTTCGCCATTCGACGTTGGCTTCAAACTTAACGACATGCCGATGGGAGCGCTTGACTACGCTAAACCGAGAGAAGCGTTCAAGCAGCTCGCGACGGAACGGTTCGAGAAAGCTTGAGCGTTTTTCGTTAGCTATGTGGTGCAGGATGTCGCTTTCATGCGTCGCGGAGTTGGGTGAAGCACTGTTTGGCTGACAATAGTCGGAGTCGATTGAGCAAGCGTCTTGCCTGGAAGATTTCATGCCTGTCAAAAATCAGCAGATCCGTCTTGTTTCCCGGCCCAACGGTGAACCAACGCTGGATAACTTTGAACTGGTCGACGGTGCCGTTCCTTCCCCGCAATCGGGTGAATTGTTACTGCGGGCCGTTTATCTCTCCCTGGATCCGTACATGCGCGGTCGCATGAATGCCGGCAAATCCTACGCCCGGCCTGTGGAACTCGGTGAGGTGATGGAAGGCCGCGCCGTCGCGCAGGTCGTAGCGTCGAATGTGCCGGATTTTCAAGCGGGCGAGTTCGTGCTGAACAATGCCCAAGGCTGGCAAGAATATGCTTTGTCGAGCGGCTCGGGACTACGCAAGATCGATCGCTCTGCAGGGCCGCTCTCTTATGCATTGGGCGTTCTTGGCATGCCAGGACTCACGGCATACACCGGCCTAGCGAACATCGGTCAGCCGCAGCCTGGCGAGACCATTGTCGTGGCAGCAGCATCCGGCGCGGTCGGCTCGATCGTGGGGCAGATTGGCCGGATCAAGGGCTGCCGCGTCATCGGCATTGCCGGGGGCGCGGCCAAATGCCGCTATGTTCAAGAGGAATTAGGTTTTGATGCGTGCCTCGATCATCACGAGCCGAATCTGGCCGAACGGCTGCAGGACGCCTGTCCCGACGGGATTGATGTCTACTTCGAGAATGTCGGCGGACAGGTGTTCGAAGCGGTGCTGCCGCTCTTGAATGACTTCGCGCGAGTTCCCGTGTGTGGCCTGATCGCCCACTACAACGCTACCGGCCTGCCACCCTGCCCGGATCATCTCCCGCAGTTGATGCACCTCACGCTGACAAAGCGACTCACATTGCGAGGCTTTATTGTCTGGGACTTCGCTTCGCAGTGGCCGCAGTTTGTCACGGACATGAGCCAATGGTTGCGCGAGGGACGGGTGAAGTACAAAGAAGACATTACCGCTGGGTTGGAGAATGCTCCACGAGAGTTGATCGGATTGCTGCGCGGCGAGAACTTTGGCAAGAAGATTATCCGGGTCAGCGAGCCTGATGAGTGAGCAAACCCGCGAGCTACACAAAAGTAGTTGGATGCCAGCGCGGCACGTTTTGCAGATGGAAACGTCATTGGTTGTCGCCTTTGCCCAGAGGGCGTCTTTGAGTATGGTGATCTCGCGCGTTGCGTGTTGACAAGACGCAAATGTAGCCAATACCTAGCCAACGGGGCGCACGTTGGCGGAACGCTAAACAGTCTTGGACAAATGGCCGTCCAGCCAATGACGGTGTCGGCGGTTGTTCAACTGCGCCCGTTACCGACGCTTCCGTTGCCAGATGACGCCGGCCAACCCGATCAATCCGATGGTTGCGAGGGCGTAAGTGTTCGGCTCGGGGACGGGATTGGCGTTCCCGATACCAAAGTTGTTACGCACGTTATTGAGGTCGCTGATGTCGACGGTGCCGTTGTCGTCGGTATCTCCAAGGCCAGTTCCGCCGAAGTTATTGCGGACATTGTTAAGATCTTGGATGTCGACCTTTTGGTCACCATTCGTGTCGCCAAGCAGGCCGTTGGTCGTGGAGAGCACAACGGCTGTCCTGCTGTAGTCAATGGACCAGAACTGGCCGACGGGAAGAGCCGGTAAAGCTAGATTGCCAAACTTTCCGGAAAGTCCGCCCGAGGCGCTGACGATGGTGAACGAATCACCGAGGAGCGGCGTGAATCCGCCGAACAGAAAAACATTCAAAGTGCCGTCGAGCGACACACTCCCGCTGGCCGACAACTGATCCCAATCGCCTCGATTGGTTCCCGCAAGTTCGATTTGCAGCGCGGCCGACGGTCCTTGAAGGTAATCGCCAGCCACACTTAGAACACCCGGGGAATAACCTGGCCGCACGGTGCCTTGGTTCTCCAGGTCGACTCCCAGAATTCCACCGGCCGTAAGGCTGGCCGTTAGATCGATGACCAACGTGCCATTTCCCTCAAAGGTTGCGTCCGGCCTGATAATCGCCCGGCCTTGCAGGTGCAGGTTCGTAAACAGCCGCGTCACGCTGCCAGGTAGAAAATCGATCACCGCGGAATCGATCGTCGCAGTGTTTGCCGGATTGATGGCAGTCAGCAGTCCATTTTGGAGAAAGCGCGTCGCGGACAAGGGATTGCTTGAACTCAACAGCGCCGTGCCGTTGTGTTGCAGAGTGCCAGGGCCGGTGAAAGTTCCGCCCAAGTAACTTGCCGCGCCGTTTACATGCAACGTGGAGCGGGCATCAATGGTTGTTTGTTGCGTGCTTTGAAACACGACGTCGCTATCCAAGTGCGCCGCTCCACCAGTGACGTTGATCCGTCCGCCCGGTGAGCGCCTGCCCGTCAACGCGCGGGGCCACGATACCGCCGGCCAATTCGAGTACCCCCGGATGTTGGATGATCTGGGCAGCGGGCAGCGCCCAACCGGCGTCCGTATTGACGACTAACTTGCCGCCGTCGAGTCGCAAGGTGCCGCGGAATTGATTGTTCGCATTGCCCGTGCCCGACGAGTTTACCGTGAGCGTGTCGCCCCGAGTGACGGTCAACGTATTGAGGTCCAACCCGAGGCTATTGCCCCAGGAAAAGGTCTTGGTATCAATCGTCGTATCGGCCGTGACCGTGATATCTCCGCGTTGGACTAACGTGCCTAAACCGCTCACGCTGCCGCCGCCCAAGGTGGTCTTTCCCGCGAGGAAGAGCTTGGCATCCGCGCCAAATGCCACCACTTGAGCGGTCGGCATCACGACGAGGTCGCTTTCGATGAACGCGTCACC is from Planctomycetia bacterium and encodes:
- a CDS encoding DUF1080 domain-containing protein, which codes for RFDRKLSDFRLSLEYRLAAKGNSGIGIRSVPFTGPAKTRPSFAGYELQLLDDHGKPPTTKSTMSLYRYVAPTVSAAKPAGEWNEVEIECLGPIIRVRLNGQQVQDIDQSTVEEIKAKPLVGFVSLQCHGSRVEFRNLTLEMFGLRP
- a CDS encoding NADP-dependent oxidoreductase, with protein sequence MPVKNQQIRLVSRPNGEPTLDNFELVDGAVPSPQSGELLLRAVYLSLDPYMRGRMNAGKSYARPVELGEVMEGRAVAQVVASNVPDFQAGEFVLNNAQGWQEYALSSGSGLRKIDRSAGPLSYALGVLGMPGLTAYTGLANIGQPQPGETIVVAAASGAVGSIVGQIGRIKGCRVIGIAGGAAKCRYVQEELGFDACLDHHEPNLAERLQDACPDGIDVYFENVGGQVFEAVLPLLNDFARVPVCGLIAHYNATGLPPCPDHLPQLMHLTLTKRLTLRGFIVWDFASQWPQFVTDMSQWLREGRVKYKEDITAGLENAPRELIGLLRGENFGKKIIRVSEPDE
- a CDS encoding PEP-CTERM sorting domain-containing protein codes for the protein MDSDVVFQSTQQTTIDARSTLHVNGAASYLGGTFTGPGTLQHNGTALLSSSNPLSATRFLQNGLLTAINPANTATIDSAVIDFLPGSVTRLFTNLHLQGRAIIRPDATFEGNGTLVIDLTASLTAGGILGVDLENQGTVRPGYSPGVLSVAGDYLQGPSAALQIELAGTNRGDWDQLSASGSVSLDGTLNVFLFGGFTPLLGDSFTIVSASGGLSGKFGNLALPALPVGQFWSIDYSRTAVVLSTTNGLLGDTNGDQKVDIQDLNNVRNNFGGTGLGDTDDNGTVDISDLNNVRNNFGIGNANPVPEPNTYALATIGLIGLAGVIWQRKRR